From one Gloeomargarita sp. SKYB120 genomic stretch:
- the rpsH gene encoding 30S ribosomal protein S8 translates to GIAVLSTSRGIMTDREARKNGVGGEVLCYIW, encoded by the coding sequence GGCATTGCCGTGCTCTCGACGTCGCGGGGCATCATGACCGACCGGGAAGCCCGCAAAAACGGTGTCGGTGGGGAAGTGTTGTGTTACATCTGGTAG